In Rutidosis leptorrhynchoides isolate AG116_Rl617_1_P2 chromosome 2, CSIRO_AGI_Rlap_v1, whole genome shotgun sequence, one genomic interval encodes:
- the LOC139893778 gene encoding dehydrin COR410-like: MSDEVVYHDAPKSDVEQSDRGLFDFMGKKKEENKCDETTISSEFEEKVQVNEPEHKESLLEKLHRDGSSSSSSSDEECEDGEKKKKKKPLKDTIKEKIEEHKEKKEEKIEEDTCVPVEKYEVAVPPSTTPEPEEKKGFMDKIKEKLPGGHKKVEEQQQVAPPPTPAVTSTHDDEQKEKKGIFEKIKEKIPGYHGKSEEEKEKEKVKECD, from the exons ATGTCTGACGAAGTTGTTTACCACGACGCCCCAAAATCTGACGTTGAGCAATCGGATCGTGGATTGTTTGATTTTATGGGAAAGAAAAAAGAAGAAAACAAATGTGATGAGACCACGATCTCATCTGAGTTCGAAGAGAAAGTTCAGGTTAACGAACCCGAACACAAGGAAAGTTTACTCGAGAAACTTCATCGTGATGGTTCCAGTTCTAGCAGT TCGAGTGATGAGGAGTGCGAGGATggtgaaaagaagaagaaaaagaagccgTTGAAGGATACGATTAAGGAAAAGATCGAAGAGCACAAAGAAAAGAAAGAAGAGAAGATCGAGGAGGACACATGTGTCCCAGTTGAAAAGTATGAAGTAGCGGTCCCACCATCGACTACCCCCGAGCCAGAGGAGAAAAAGGGGTTTATGGATAAAATTAAAGAGAAACTGCCCGGTGGACATAAGAAGGTTGAGGAGCAGCAGCAAGTTGCTCCTCCTCCGACGCCTGCAGTAACGTCAACACATGATGATGAACAGAAAGAGAAAAAGGGTATTTTTGAGAAGATTAAAGAGAAAATACCAGGGTATCATGGAAAGAGTGAGGaggagaaagaaaaagaaaaagtaaAAGAATGTGATTAA